The Hahella sp. HNIBRBA332 genome window below encodes:
- a CDS encoding FAD-dependent monooxygenase, which produces MTDKASSQLSDAPDYDVIIVGGGMVGAAIAAALKNTALKTAVIEREPPAPFSPDETPDLRVSAINFASEQFLTQIGAWEHALCMRAHPYQRLAVWEKLGNPLGERLSSVVNKTEFDSRQVGHSHLGHIVENRVIQLALLRVVEQAENVTLISGRRINAINFRASSPEVTLDDQTLLRGRLIIGADGGSSLVREQAQLGLFSDAYEQHALVVSVAIAGEPQDITWQAFRPHGPLAFLPLCAIDGVAYASLVWYDQPAKLKALQQLSQEEFIQALRKEFPRQLPRLLQVLGKGSFPLVKRHAQHYVAQGVALAGDAAHTINPLAGQGVNLGFQDAAALAEVIQKAAERGLDIGDLQTLRQYERLRRGENLKMMTLMDGFYYAFSNNLAPVKLARNLGLGLAGLLGPAKRKVIAYAMGLNGAQPERPLTR; this is translated from the coding sequence ATGACAGACAAGGCTTCTTCCCAGCTTAGCGACGCCCCCGATTATGACGTCATTATCGTCGGCGGAGGCATGGTCGGCGCAGCCATCGCCGCAGCGTTAAAGAACACCGCCTTAAAAACAGCGGTTATTGAGAGGGAGCCGCCGGCCCCCTTCAGCCCTGACGAGACGCCGGACCTGCGCGTATCCGCTATCAATTTCGCCAGCGAGCAGTTTCTCACTCAGATTGGCGCCTGGGAACACGCACTATGTATGCGCGCCCACCCCTACCAACGACTGGCGGTGTGGGAAAAACTGGGCAATCCCCTGGGCGAGCGATTGTCGTCGGTGGTCAACAAAACAGAGTTTGATTCTCGCCAGGTCGGCCACTCCCATCTTGGTCATATTGTTGAAAACCGGGTCATTCAATTGGCCCTGCTGCGCGTGGTCGAGCAGGCGGAAAACGTAACCTTGATCAGTGGACGGCGCATTAACGCCATCAACTTTCGCGCATCGTCTCCCGAAGTCACACTGGACGATCAAACCCTACTGCGCGGACGCTTGATCATCGGCGCAGATGGCGGCTCCTCCCTGGTCCGGGAACAGGCGCAGCTCGGATTATTCAGCGACGCCTACGAGCAGCATGCCCTGGTGGTCAGCGTCGCCATAGCAGGCGAGCCCCAAGATATTACCTGGCAGGCATTCCGACCCCATGGACCACTGGCGTTTCTGCCATTGTGCGCCATCGATGGCGTCGCCTACGCCTCCTTGGTCTGGTACGACCAGCCCGCCAAGTTAAAGGCTTTACAGCAACTCTCTCAGGAAGAGTTTATCCAAGCCCTGCGCAAAGAGTTTCCCCGGCAGTTGCCGAGATTACTCCAAGTGCTCGGTAAAGGCTCATTCCCACTCGTTAAACGACACGCTCAACACTATGTGGCTCAGGGCGTCGCGCTGGCGGGCGACGCCGCGCATACAATTAATCCCCTGGCGGGACAGGGGGTTAACCTCGGGTTTCAAGATGCCGCCGCCCTTGCGGAAGTTATTCAAAAAGCCGCTGAACGAGGACTAGACATTGGAGATCTCCAGACTCTACGCCAATATGAGCGACTGCGCCGAGGAGAGAACCTGAAAATGATGACGCTGATGGATGGATTTTATTACGCTTTCAGCAACAATCTGGCCCCAGTGAAGTTGGCGCGCAACCTGGGTCTCGGGCTCGCTGGCTTGTTAGGGCCTGCGAAGCGCAAGGTCATCGCCTACGCCATGGGGCTGAATGGCGCGCAGCCTGAACGTCCGCTGACGCGCTGA